The Mercenaria mercenaria strain notata chromosome 10, MADL_Memer_1, whole genome shotgun sequence genome contains a region encoding:
- the LOC123561516 gene encoding chitin synthase chs-2-like yields MIYACATMWHESKYEMLQLMKSLFRMDRDQCIRKHAEEVFQKEDEDFYDFEAHILFDDAMTLNDNEEMEPNKWVKLLVNIMDEAASCVYEKDITIEAPIKVPTPYGGQLIFTMPGDNFLFIHLKDKAKIRHKKRWSQVMYMYYLLGFRIIRMCEEIVTEAVKEGKINELIYGKQEAPPRGRIGKSHIFHAFDDQVLKKASNTFLLALDGDVDFSPGAVRLLLDRMRKSEKVGAACGRIHPIGKGPVVWFQKFEYAIAHWLQKATEHVLGCVLCSPGCFSLFRGSALMDDNVMQKYTLLPSEAAHHLMYDQGEDRWLCTLLLQQGYRVDYAAGSDAFTYAPEGFAKFFNQRRRWMPSTVFNIIDLLADYKNTVYVNSNISMLYILYQGALLMSTIVGPATVLMMIAGANMVVFKVTLIWGYVIALAPAVFYFIICFYVKSETQIQIAEVLTGLYSFVMMIVLVGTIVTAAQESPFHPSVIFLGFLVVVFMFSAMLHPNERSCIIFGALYFLLIPTGFLLLSIFSLCNLHDVSWGTREGQKKKTKAEEEDEKRLNEEKEKKKKERGFFGKFFPTFPTKEFKHMLSKLTESQNTKKEDLSLCETNKLLKEINEHLKDIVEQKNKQIESKGKVMSDEKANTVQMSADETTEVKPKGIWMHLQTDHHSTESVRKNEIDSEETGDDRVKANRDDLVNPAWAECKELGNGKVIPLAPEELTFWESFVEKYLKPLKLSDDQIKNNAKGLIELRNNLALGMAMINLLWIAINFMFQFESPTTISLKLSGFENSPDSPDYLEENQRDSDDSESADNIIEVDVLGLLFIFFYLAILLLQFIGMIIHRWGTFQHLVSAVKLKNPFLVTDKMVRLSSSAEGTEDIDATEAREIIDNILKEPLPDYFDDSGPEEQFEQEIEEELQVLQKTGSRYRVTVTDNGIGATSRRLGYTDLGRSRDGLSKSARHIKDGLQATMRKHASAPKSEEFRRGMHYEAYRANDENVDRPLPPVRQRRLNLRTGRLELATRLQEYLKDSADPIPLIEERDSDDDIYDRLGSKGTVSRQIGKRLKLCAKSLKLMESHSNGPHQHCVSFENSGRPTSTLY; encoded by the exons AATGGACCGAGATCAGTGTATAAGAAAACATGCTGAAGAGGTGTTCCAGAAAGAAGACGAAGATTTCTATGATTTTGAAG cacACATTTTGTTCGATGATGCAATGACGCTAAACGATAACGAGGAGATGGAACCAAATAAGTGGGTAAAGCTGCTTGTTAACATTATGGACGAAGCAGCTAG TTGCGTTTATGAGAAAGATATTACAATCGAGGCGCCAATCAAGGTCCCAACTCCATATGGAGGCCAGCTTATCTTTACAATGCCAGGCGACAATTTTCTCTTTATACACCTCAAAGACAAAGCAAAAATAAGACACAAGAAACGTTGGTCACag gtaatgtacatgtattatttgtTGGGCTTCCGAATTATACGAATGTGTGAAGAAATTGTGACAGAAGCTGTAAAGGAAGGAAAGATTAATGAACTTATTTATGGGAAACAAGAAGCCCCTCCTAGAGGAAGAATTGGCAAGAGTCATATTTTCCATGCTTTTGACGACCAAGTTCTGAAGAAA gcaAGTAATACGTTCTTGTTGGCTCTAGACGGAGATGTTGACTTTTCTCCTGGGGCTGTACGCCTTCTACTGGACAGAATGAGGAAAAGTGAAAAAGTTGGGGCCGCCTGTGGCAGAATTCATCCAATAGGAAAGG GGCCGGTTGTTTGGTTCCAAAAGTTCGAGTATGCTATCGCTCACTGGTTACAGAAAGCTACAGAGCATGTTCTCGGATGCGTTCTCTGTAGTCCAGGGTGTTTCTCACTATTCAGGGGTTCTGCACTTATGGATGATAACGTTATGCAAAAGTATACACTCCTACCTTCGGAGGCTGCCCATCATCTAATGTATGATCAAG GTGAAGATCGCTGGTTATGCACTCTCCTTCTCCAGCAAGGTTATAGGGTCGACTATGCAGCTGGTTCTGACGCTTTCACCTACGCTCCAGAAGGTTTCGCAAAATTCTTCAATCAGCGCCGAAGATGGATGCCATCCACAGTCTTTAATATCATTGACCTGCTTGCTGACTACAAAAACACCGTGTATGTTAATTCCAACATCAGTATGCTGTACATCCTGTATCAGGGTGCGCTACTTATGTCTACAATAGTTGGTCCTGCGACAGTTTTGATGATGATCGCAGGAGCCAACATGGTTGTATTCAAGGTAACTTTAATCTGGGGCTATGTGATTGCACTCGCGCCTGCAGTTTTCTACTTTATCATATGCTTTTATGTGAAGTCTGAGACTCAGATTCAAATTGCAGAAGTACTCACCGGTCTATACTCTTTTGTGATGATGATAGTATTGGTTGGAACTATAGTAACCGCAGCTCAAGAGAGTCCATTTCATCCCAGCGTCATTTTTCTTGGATTTCTAGTTGTAGTCTTTATGTTCTCAGCCATGTTGCATCCAAATGAAAGGTCATGCATTATTTTTGGTGCACTGTACTTCCTTCTTATTCCAACCGGATTTTTGTTGTTGAGCATATTCTCACTTTGTAATCTGCATGACGTTTCCTGGGGCACTCGAGAAGGTCAAAAGAAGAAGACAAAAGCCGAAGAAGAGGATGAGAAAAGATTAAATgaagaaaaggaaaagaaaaagaaagaaagaggtTTTTTTGGCAAGTTCTTTCCAACATTTCCGACAAAAGAATTTAAACACATGCTCAGCAAACTTACAGAAAGTCAAAACACAAAGAAAGAAGATCTAAGTTTGTGTGAAACTAACAAACTTTTAAAGGAAATAAATGAACATTTGAAGGACATTGTTGAACAAAAGAATAAACAAATAGAATCAAAGGGAAAGGTAATGTCGGATGAGAAAGCCAATACAGTACAAATGTCTGCAGATGAGACGACAGAGGTTAAACCTAAAGGCATATGGATGCATCTACAAACTGATCATCATTCTACTGAAAGTGTGAGAAAAAATGAGATTGATTCAGAAGAAACAGGTGATGACAGGGTTAAAGCAAACAGGGACGACCTCGTTAATCCGGCATGGGCAGAATGCAAAGAACTAGGAAATGGAAAAGTAATTCCACTTGCACCTGAAGAATTGACGTTCTGGGAGAGTTTTGTGGAGAA ATACCTGAAGCCTCTTAAGCTTTCGGATGATCAAATAAAGAACAATGCAAAAGGTCTGATAGAGTTACGCAATAACCTTGCTCTTGGCATGGCCATGATAAACTTGCTTTGGATCGCCATCAACTTTATGTTTCAGTTCGAAAGTCCAACaacaatatctttgaaattatCC GGATTTGAAAATAGCCCAGACAGTCCTGACTACCTCGAGGAAAATCAAAGAGATTCTGATGACTCTGAATCAGCTGATAACATAATAGAAGTTGACGTTTTGGGATTGTTGTTTATATTCTTCTACCTTGCAATTTTACTGCTGCAATTTATTGGCATGATTATTCATCGTTGGGGAACCTTCCAGCATTTAGTCTCCGCGGTAAAGCTAAAGAATCCTTTCCTGGTG ACTGATAAAATGGTGCGACTATCTAGCTCCGCAGAAGGAACAGAAGATATTGATGCAACTGAAGCTAGAGAAATAATAGATAATATACTGAAGGAACCTTTACCTGACTATTTTGATGACAGTGGACCTGAAGAGCAATTTGAACAGGAAATTGAGGAAGAACTTCAAGTTTTACAGAAAACAGGATCAAG GTATCGTGTAACGGTTACAGATAATGGCATCGGCGCAACATCTCGGCGTCTAGGTTATACTGACTTGGGAAGATCAAGAGATGGTTTGTCTAAAAGTGCTAGACACATCAAAGACGGTTTACAAGCAACAATGAGAAAGCATGCCAGTGCTCCGAAAAGTGAGGAGTTTAGGAGGGGAATGCATTATGAAGCTTACAGGGCAAATGATGAAAACGTAGATAGACCTCTTCCACCAGTCAGGCAAAGAAGACTGAATCTTAGGACAGGAAGATTGGAGCTAGCGACACGGTTGCAAGAATATTTGAAAGA TTCTGCTGATCCTATACCTTTGATTGAGGAGAGAGATTCAGATGACGATATCTATGACAGGCTTGGATCAAAAG gaACAGTAAGCCGACAAATTGGGAAAAGGCTGAAATTGTGTGCCAAATCGTTGAAATTAATGGAATCACATTCGAATGGACCTCACCAGCATTGTGTATCTTTTGAAAACTCAGGACGACCAACATCCACg